Genomic DNA from Parasteatoda tepidariorum isolate YZ-2023 chromosome 3, CAS_Ptep_4.0, whole genome shotgun sequence:
GTTATAAGAtcgttatttttctttacgAAATACAGGAGAAAAACATGGTACTATTTTGTATAACTTTAATAAccctttaattttatcttatacagtttcaaataaattaatgaaacattgTCAGATTTTATCCATATTCAATGGAAAGTTTAGTGTTCTGCTATATTTTGATAAGGgcagtgaaatttattttgaggaaaaaatcaattatttatctaTCGTAATGtacttttatgtttgaaattctctcaaatcttatatatttaacaagAGGTTTTATCCCTTATTTACATAAAGTATCTAAATCCATCTATTATTCGAGCTGTTCCAATAATAGATGGATTTAGATACTTTATGTAAATAAGGGATAAAAACTAAAGGGTACTGTAGTATACTTAGGTAGTTTCTGTACAAATTTcagttatacaaaatttttaatctattttatttcatttaatagtaaaaaaataaaatttctttacgtTTTAGTCGTAAGCTAACCTTCAATAGAAAacgtaagaaatttttatcaaattttgaacaatCTTCTTTTAGGccatttttatatcattcattGTTCTATGCCAGTAAAAGAATAGAGATTTTACTGtgttaaagtactttttaattgaaaaaagacatatcaaaatacttttcaagGTACAAGGTTCCCCTTACAACAGTCGATGAGTCGTGcaagatttgaaatttcattttaagacgttacttacaaaaaatgtgctgattctaattttaaaggaaatattttaaacataagaaGGATAAACAAAatcaagataaattattttaatttttgatagtgATATGAGagatattaatttctattttacagGTCAGAGATTTGCAATGCTTGAAGAAAAGACTGTTGTGGCCAACATTCTTCGAAAATTTAGAATAGAGAGTTTGGATTCTAGAGACAAATTGCATTTAACAGCTGAATTGGTATTAAGGAATGATGGACCTTTGAGGATAAAAGTACATCGAAGATAATGTTACAGAGGTtcaaaaggaagaagaaaaaaaattttacactgtaTAACTTTTCCtcaaatgatcagattttcacacCTAAATAACATGCAGTATTAATTGGTCTATCGTCTCTAATCATGCCAGTTAGTTTGCGAAGACGATATTTTAGACTACGAAATCAGATAGGTACTAACCCTGAATATCATTTTAAGACgtttcttgcaaaaactgtgctgattctaattttaaaggaaaatctttttaacatagaggaataaataaaatcaaattgaattattttaattctagatATAAAGCATTAGATTAGGATTCTGGAGACAAACTGCATTTCACAGCTGAATTGATTTAAAGGAATGATAGCCTTTGAGGATATAAGTAGATCGAAGATAATAGATCATCGATgttacagtggataaaaagagggagaaaaaaatgttcccttaacttttcatcaaattttcacGCCTAAATAAGATTcagctttaatttttctattgccTTAATCATGTCAATTAGTTTGCGCAGGACATTATGCTAGGCTACAAAATCAGGAAGGTGCTaatcctaaataattttttttcatcatatttgaatttttgttttccgatgtattgaaaatttcaagcCTTTGAAATCttagctttttctttttggatAACAAGAACTGTATTCCTCCACATGTAATCTCTGTTAATTTAGCCTTTCGTTCCAAAGCTATTCAGATTATTTAGTTAGCTTATTGTGGAAATtgccatttttattataatgttaaacttatacagttttaattaagtcaattttattttaattaccatgACAACATTTTATCATATAGTATTGCTTACTCATCACTAGaacccggattttgatgacctaaaaaatctcaactaatgcccttaaaaaatgcaaaaaatgctcttgaaatgtgcaaaaaatgcccttaaaaatgctctaaaattgcgctaaaaatgccttatgacatgacttaaataaagtaaaaatatcgaactaaaacaatgttttactctttaaaattatgagtcatttcaagaactataaagcaatgcaatacttgttctacgttcattaaagtttgaaaaatatgtcttatatcctaaaataacaaaaaaaaggaaatatattgacaccaaagcattttcattttgtatagaaactttaatgaatataataactTCCACCTcctaatattactaaatatcagaattacattggattattaaatgttttttgataatttgaaatgtaaatgagcgtctcttgtctgaaagtaaattttcattcctgcagaagcttctttcaacgtctactgatgttattggtgcgtacttgaaaaggacggtcacacttactgacaattcttcttcaatttgaaaagatgttgcttcacctgttaatatcctagagattttcttcattgtttggaagccagtgtaataataaaaaattataaaaaataataaaaattggaaaaaattaacaaaaaccttaaaaaatgctgtaaaatgcaaagtacgccccaaaatttttaaaaaatgctctataaatctaaaaaaaatgctctaaaggacaaaatATGTccgaaaatgcaaaaaatgcaaaaaaattcaaatgtcatcaaaatccgggccttactCATCACATAGTAAGCCGAAAAAACAGatcacccagaataacttttgatcgggTCTTCAAGTTCTAgtactcattcttaatggttcaaggtggtggtctcaaatatgctaattaattagtgcagacgatattaagttacgaaataagacacaaacACGTGCACTCTTTGaatgaacataccttttttttcaatggatttggatttctgatccccaaaataggGTAGccgaaatctgggaaatatggtccgcATAGTTTGGTCAGTAGAGCGGTCCAAAGAtagaatgctaattaattaacattccataatgatagttttaatttttgcatatttcgccatatctcgagaataagtttttaatccCATTATATTCTACTGTTTAAGTTTCAACCTCAGCCTactgaacattttaatttcacctGCTGTAACTTCTCTAACTGCTCCTCGCTAACCTATTTTGTGGGAAAGTTGGAATCTTGTGACTCTCAGCAAACTACTGCCATAAATATTATACAGGAAGTTCTGTTAAAATTGCACACctcattcttatttattaaggGATATGAAAATGtgattgttatatttatattaaaattaacctaaATTTAAAGCCACCATTGTCATCTggaaacaatttcaatattgattttaattttttacattgatcATGCCTGTGTtacagtgattttaaaaaaaatattagatgcataaattatatttgggATTTTAATTGGCGCTTCGGTTGGGGCTTCACTGGGCTTTGACTGGGAGCGTGTACTGGGTGTCAGAGCCTTCTCTTCCTATCCCGACGATAGTCAAATCTCTTCGTATCCCCCTAGGGTGAGGCGGGGTTTCTCGATCCTTATATATTAGTACGAGAAACAAACATTGTATATATCATACATTTATggaataattttgtgataagattgtattatattttgtgtAGTTACTGTAACAGAAAGATTTTTGCTTTATACTTTCGAATGTCTATtgatgtttataataaattcagtttttcagtttcataaaattcagggacaattcaattttaatttttttttttatttacgtataaattatgaaaaaagataaacaagCTTTGGTAATAAAATTCGGCTGATTCTATGACAACGAGTTTCGAAAAGAatggtaatatatatatattttttttattttatttttaactagtgAAAACAATCcttctctaaaatatttcatgaaaatcaaCAAAAAGGTTTTAAACTCTAAGAACCTCTTTCAAGAAAAAGTGTAGataaacgaaaacaaaaaaGGTTTCttgtgtatatattttatgGCCTTTCTCAAATCaagattttcttcatattaattattcatattattccTAACGCTACATTTACCAATGTTTGAATGCCATAAAAGTgaagttttttctaaatatgtgtACTAACTAAcgagttaaaaaaaagggaaaactgaacaagtatttaaaagattaaaaaatgacttttctaTTAAAAAGGTATCAAATTTAGCAAGATTTCTCTCTCTAGAGGAAAttcattcaaacttttttaatgctgcatatttttataattcgaaACAGCAGCCCTCGTTATTAAGGCCTACAAGTTATGTAAAACTGACATGAACTTAAAtatagcatattaaaaatagcatattaatgCTAAGACACTTTGTAGCATTTTTCTCACATCGAGAGAGCTTAGAAAAACAGTCTTAGCACTTTGACAGGAAATTTGACACAGAAACTTTGTCATGCCATCATTTTGTCATTGAATATGGtgagaaataaaacattaataaattgatttcataCCCAAATGCAGTTTATTGCTGACGAGTTAACTACACATTGCAAATGCAATGACGTGATAACTAGTCACCAGTCAACAATGTTTTAATGCGTGAGcggtttttatttacttttaaaatatatcgacTTTCATATACATCTGATTTTAATTGTAATCCGTTAAAATGCTATATTTAGacgagcaattttaaaaaaaattcaattttctacttcattaatattattagtcCAATTGTTGTTCAAACTGAGACAACAGTAAGCAAAAGtggtcttaaaatttttgtcgaagcaaatgaaaatttcattaaaaatttaattttgtcattgcattttaatacttatttgcaaaaaaactatttcattttatatatatattttttttaaaaaaaatctgccaaTGGCAAATTTCTGTACTACTCATCATTATTGAAAAGACAAAAGACTTAATGTGCTTCTAAATGTTTCTTTGTTCCCAACAAATGTTAAtgctcatattttttaaaagaaacatttggaAGCACATTAAGTCTTTTTGACTTGAAATGTATCTAATGAactctaaaattttgttaattaaaactttaaggaGCCTCACTAAAATAAGTCTTGGTATTCCCAGAATTTTGCTCTCTTGACAAAATCTGCAGAGttcaatttcatttcttaagagacaaattttttactgataGCCTCAAGAAAGTTTAAACTATTTAGAAAGTACTAGAACAATTTCTTGATTCTAGTGATAATTCTTCATGTGTCCCTTATTCCAGTGACAACTCTTCATGTTTCCCTGACTCTAGTGACATCTCATCATGTGTCCCTTATTCCAGTGACAACTCTTCATGTGTCCCTGATTCTACTGACAACTCTTCATACAAGATAttagttcctttttttaatgtaatattattccCCAAGTTAATCAGtagttataaaaactttataaaatatttaaagtttatatttgtcATGCCACCAATcagagtatattttattaacaaaatctcaaatgtatatagtgcttgaGCTCAATGcatgaactaatttttaaactctaactaaaccttattatttttgttccgtaaaaatatttttctgttaaaaagtttttattagttcgagtttaatctgaaataatttaaaactactacAAATAAGTCTCCAATGAGGTTCAacgataaaatttattcattaaaagttacattttgcataattttcttGCAGATTAAAAGTAACATACATTGGTCCATgcaaaatttcagtatttatcattaaaatagcaACAATAAacgattgtaaaaatataaacattagcGCTCATAAAAAAGGAAcacgaaacatttaaaaactaagtaaGCAATGAGaatgatattaaataagaatGAGCTGATAATGCAAGAATTTCATAGTAAACTGATAGTTGTATAACTTTTTTCCGATACTGGGGCAAAATGTTGACTAAAACACATCTTTCTCTTCAAATATGGACTAACTTTTAAAACAGGTTTTTTCTGCCACTTGAAAATTCGTTGAAAAAGACAATATATTTCATGCCGATCAAGTCTATACTAGGCCAGACAATGTCCTAATTGGTATCACATGTTAATTTTGCACCATAAGAGAAAACATGGCAATTTGCAGAGATTTTTACTCGATTGTCATGCACTGAGAGAAATCGGTAAAcatcatcataaaaaaaattatcatttaaacaaaaacttatatCCAGATTTGTTGCACCAACTGTCATTAACTTCAGAATAAACATCACATAAAGCACAGAAGGAAGTCAAGATCAGGACCACTACCTCGATTTCAAACAGTTTCACCAGATAATACTGGAAATATGAATAATGGACTTTTGTCCGAATTGGTGCTATTAATTACCATTAAATccttaatataacattactaGAACGCAATGCACTACAATGAAATAAGATCAGTGATGATcactaattaaaaacaatccTGCCAGTTGGTTTGGGCAATATGAGTAATGATTCCGATACCCAAATAGATACCATTAACTGTCATTAGATTCATAATTGAGAATAAATTAGATAAGTAATCATTACTAACGTAATTTCAAGCCATTCTGCAAGCTGGAAGTAGCAATGGGAATAATGGCTTAATGCTCCAATCAGTACAGTTAAGTGCCATTAAATTCATAACAAAACATCATGAAATAAGATTAGTATTGATCTTGATCAGACAGCTGACGCTAGTGATATCAATTATGGCCTGATACCCAAATCAGTACCAGCATTTGAAACGTGCAACTTCAAGAccttgtaattataaaatgcttGCTTTGTTCCATGGTGCATTTTAAGTTGGTGCCTTTTAATCACTAGCAGAGATTTTTCACTCGGTTGTCTATAAtgtaatagctttaaaattgtaattaatattgtgAATATTTACACAATGAGacactaataaaaaatctattaatgtCTTTTAATTCCAAATTCGAAAGTTGAAACCATGTGATACCATTAGGTCAATAGTTCATACCACAGTTTTGTCAATACCATGTCAAACTTCAGGCCATAGTATGATACTTGTTGGTATACCAATATATGATACCATACATATGATATTTCAGTATATATGATACCATACATATGATATACCAGTATATATGATATCATACATATGATATACTAGTATATATGATACCATATATAAGATATACCATATATATGATATACCAAAATACATGATACCAATAAATAGTTGCAACTTTTGCTCGCTTGTCTAGCCATAGTTTACCAATCATTGACTTCTCGATTGCAAACATTTCTAAATGGTGGGGCGGGTAAAATGAATAATTGCGTGACGCCATAACTGCAGCCATGAGAAGTTAAACTGATCTTTTCCATATTAGTTTGAATAGGTTCTGTGTCTAATCTTGTAATGGGCCATTTCACGCAACGATCTTCTCTGACTGGTCTGGTAGACCTTAACGACAATGCGTAAGTATTATATGGATCCACTCTGACGGGGTATGGCAAATAAGCGGTCATTTCTTTCCAAACTTGACATCCTACTGATGCTCCTCTTGACCAAGGCAGGGACATCAGGTTAAGTTGAATGAAAACTTTACCATCATCTCTGCTTAAGATGAGATAATTTGGAGCTAGAATAGAAAGTAGAATACTGTCAATCGTGATTAACAAGCCccctttcaattcaaaatatcgGCCAATATAAGAGCATTTACTTTCGAGATTGTTATAAAGTAGATGTAGAGCTAAGCACTTTGTTACGTGTACAAAACTTGTGTgttcaagaaaagaaaagaagttaTGATGATCAACGTTACCTTGTAATAAGGGTAACTTAATCCAACGGTAAGAATAGAATATTTGAGTTATGTGAACTACTGATAGGGTGACAAAAggcaaaaaatgtacttttattgGTCAAAGTATTAGTAAAaaagaactcactttttcttttaaattttaggaattgTAGTTAtaaaggaaaaggaaaaaaagttaatatatcATAACTTTTCTAATGGATGtgattgtaataatttaagcaaCGACTAACTTTGTTAATAGtgagaaagatatttttcaaagaattataaactttttcccCCATAGAGTACTTTATgtacaacaatattttgaacaaagagAAATAATGGCATAAGGTAAATattacgtagccttgtaataaattttattctagtcagaattgttatttcaatttttcaagagACCGTTTACAAGTTGAACATAATACATTTAACTTTACGTAAACattgacataaaatttataattaactatgtaaGTCAAGTTACAGaataatgaaagtaataaaagtttttaagcagttattaattataacagttatttttaacatttccatAAAATCGAAAATAGCTATTTTCCGTCATTAACGCTTTGAAGCAGAAGGAACACCGGTGtgctgtttataaatttttgctaactttctaattataagcaaaaaatatatttttggattttttaattataaaaaacagtctaatagttattaaaaaaacctgCTAAATTGTCGAACTTGTTTGTTTTACGCTGTATTTTTTGCCACCGTTGTTTAAAAGAAGATAATACCATGAATAATAAATGACTGTTTCTAATACATTGAAACAACTGCAAATAagagcaaatttgaaaaaccatCACTTGGAAATGAGCCGTGTtgggaagattttacctttaacacgGAAAAAGATAGCATTTACGCTGTCTTTCttgaccataaattattaaaatgcttggacttaaattaatgaaaaatgaaaaaagtaataaaatgtgtttaataaaaattctgctttaaagttttaaagtgattaagttttttttgggCCCCCAATTTTACAGCCACTCGTTATTGCTCTCTAATTACATTAGACACAGAGACTAAACGactttttaatgttgaattcATCGCTTCATAAAATACCATTTACCTGTTGAGCTTTCCGGGAATTTGTGAAAGAGACCAATAATTCTGAATCCCACAAAGAACATGTGATTGTCGGTACTGAATCTCAAGCAAGGCGTGgatctttttgcaaaataatcttCATGGTGAAAAATACCAAGCTCCACGGAGCACTTAACGTAGCTAATATGGTTCTGGAGCAATTTTGGAATACCGAATGATCTTCGATATAATGAACACGGCATTTTAACTTTCTCTACCATGGATGTGGGAATAAAAGTTCTATTACATTCCGGTATTAAATGCCATTGTATGAGTTTCAGGAAGGGTTCCATGGTTGACAAAACGTTAAACTCTGTCAAAGAAATAcatctgaaaaaagaaaattaacagttaataattaaaattgtctaaatggtgacaaatataatttataatgtttcaaaaaattctcgcggtaaaaaaaatttaacgagttctaaaaaatgcacaaatttcCAAACGTTATTTTANTAATCTAGCACCGTAAGTAATCTAGCACCGTAAGTAATCTAGCACCGTAAGTAATCTAGCACCGTAAGTAATCTAGCACCGTAAGTAATCTAGCACCGTAAGTAATCTAGCACCGTAAGTAATCTAGCACCGTAAGTAATCTAGCACCGTAAGTAATCTAGCACCGTAAGTAATCTAGCACCGTAAGTAATCTAGCACCGTAAGTAATCTAGCACCGTAAGTAATCTAGCACCGTAAGTAATCTAGCACCGTAAGTAATCTAGCACCGTAAGTAATCTAGCACCGTAAGTAATCTAGCACCGTAAGTAATCTAGCACCGTAAGTAATCTAGCACCGTAAGTAATCTAGCACCGTAAGTAATCTAGCACCGTAAGTAATCTAGCACCGTAAGTAATCTAGCACCGTAAGTAATCTAGCTCCATAAGTAATCTAGAAAGTAAATCTAGAAAGCAATTAGTAATACAGAAGTAATCTAGCTTCATAAGCAATCTAGCAACAGAAGTAATCTAGTATCACttcaaaatgagataaaaattgattatgaaCATAAGGacaactacattttttaataaagggaATAAACTATTACTATTCGTACATGGTCTTCAAATATCGAACCTAATTCCCCTGCACATCATTCTGTTTTAAGCTGGCAGATTGTAttgaataaatgttattaatttaaatgaaatatctcTCTTGTATAATCGTAAAATGGAAATTTAGTGGTAACATTTCATAAATGGCCGTGAAAGTAGTTGTAAGTTATTTTAAGCTAACGATGTAGACATATTTTagtaaagtagaaaataaaatatgcctCCAAGTAACTAATATACAAAAACGACCGATgtcatttaattaagttttcaaacatATTATGATTACAAAATGCGTTATAAATGCTTcagtattatagtattttactaatttatttttttaatttttttttattttttcagagttttatgtatcataaaatgaatagtttatttCAGAAGCATTTACTCATTTAATcagattacttaaaatatcttggTATATATAATAAATCCATCACCGTGAAcgatttagaaaattaaagtttttcttaaaagttcaGAAAATTATCTTACTTCCGAGTACACTCACTGACGGCCCACTCTTTTAAACTAGTAAGAAGACATCCTTCGttctcaatgttaaaaaaagggTTGGACAAAAAGTATTCCATACTTTGAGGCTTCAGATCAAAGAATCCATGCGTGGCAGACACAATAAAACCGGCTTCCAGTATGAAATCTTGTGATTCCTTTTCAAGTAAATCCAGAGAATAAGTTCTTGCAAGCTCGTAAAGAATGCAGACATTGCTGAACTTGATATTAGAAGTCAAGTAATTCTCGCATAAGCCGATTAGGGTTTGTACGCTATACTTGTGAGCAACTTTCAAAAGAGTAGTTGCATCGTTCCAGTCGGTGAATTCCACCACTCCCATATAGAGGTAcctaagaataaaacaaaatggctAATTCAGTTGCCTGCATTCGTTTGTACATGTAGATAGTTCATAAAAACTATGTGCTTTAAGTAAAAGTTATCTTATAAGACAAAGTAGTGATACCGAAATACAAGATGAGGGAGAAGCACAGGAATATTGTAccttactgaaaaattaattttcaatgcaatctttcctattattatttttttttaaataggcaTTTCAAgctatgttatttattttgaagtaaacgCATGTTCAAGTTATGTCacttttcttaaatacgcattttaagctatatagcttttcttaaaaacacaTCTAAACCCATGTCCATTTTCTTACACATGCATTTTAAGCTAAGTTCGGGATTCAAAAACCACACTGACAGTTTCCTAGCTACTAACAAAGTgacaaatattgtaaatatgcATTCTACATTTTAACTCTGCAACAAAAATTCTCTCT
This window encodes:
- the LOC107450175 gene encoding kelch repeat and BTB domain-containing protein 12; the protein is MANNLFQELQGVSGTKYVLGNPAGYKLFFNERDSDVCIKVEYEDEKWQFPAHKLVLCTMSEVFRTMMEVDMLEKNTRTIIIRDTSPHAIKQFMKYLYMGVVEFTDWNDATTLLKVAHKYSVQTLIGLCENYLTSNIKFSNVCILYELARTYSLDLLEKESQDFILEAGFIVSATHGFFDLKPQSMEYFLSNPFFNIENEGCLLTSLKEWAVSECTRKCISLTEFNVLSTMEPFLKLIQWHLIPECNRTFIPTSMVEKVKMPCSLYRRSFGIPKLLQNHISYVKCSVELGIFHHEDYFAKRSTPCLRFSTDNHMFFVGFRIIGLFHKFPESSTAPNYLILSRDDGKVFIQLNLMSLPWSRGASVGCQVWKEMTAYLPYPVRVDPYNTYALSLRSTRPVREDRCVKWPITRLDTEPIQTNMEKISLTSHGCSYGVTQLFILPAPPFRNVCNREVNDW